In Nocardioides bizhenqiangii, the DNA window CCTCGTCCTCGTGCCGGTCGGCTCGACCGAGCAGCACGGCCCGCACCTCCCGTTGGAGACTGACACCCTGATCGCGACCGCGGTCGCTCACGAGCTGGCTGGGCTGCTCAACGGGTACGTCGCTCCCGCACTGTCGATCGGCGCCAGCGGAGAGCACCAGGGCTTCCCCGGCGTACTCTCTATCGGAACCGAGGCCCTGCACATCGTCCTTGTCGAGCTGGTGCGTTCACTGTCCCTGTGGGCCGGACACGTACTCGTGATCAACGGGCACGGCGGCAACCTCGACGCCGTCAGATCCGCCTCAGAGCAACTCCAGCAAGAGGGACACCATGTCGACTGGATCCCCTGTGCTGTCCAATGTGATGCACACGCCGGTCACACCGAGACATCCCTGCTGCTGCACCTGGCACCGTGGCTCGTCCGGCCTACCCTGGCCGCGGTTGGCAACACCCGGCCGGTGACCGAACTTCTGCCCGCACTGAGGGCGAACGGCGTGCGCGCGGTCGCGCCGAATGGCGTCCTCGGAGACCCCACACGCGCGACCGCCGCCGCTGGCGCCGCCCTGTTCCGACAGATGGTGGAGACTGCCCGACGTGGACTTTGAACGCGTAGCGCTTGTCACCGGTGCCGCCCGCGGCATCGGTGCCGCCACAGTTGCCGAGCTCTGCGGACTCGGGTATGGCATCACCGCCCTGGACGCCTGTACCGGAGGCAACGTCGCCCCCGGTGTCGGTTACCCCATGGCAACCCCCGACGACCTCCACCAGCTCGCTCACAAGTTCCCCGACCAGGTACTCCCCATCGAGTCCGACGTCCGTGACCTCGAAGCCCTCCACTCCGCGGTGAACGCAACCCTCGACCGCTTCGGGCGGCTCGACGCCGTCGTCGCAGCTGCCGGAGTTGTCGTCGGAGGTCTCGCCCAGTGGGAGACGCCCGAGGAGCACCTGCGGACCCTGATCGACATCAACGTCATAGGTGTGTGGAACACCGCCGCCGCCGCACTGCCTTCCATGCTGGCCGGGCCCGACCCTGGGGGCTGCCGGTTCGTCGCCGTCGCATCCGCCGCCGGCGAACGGGGCCTCTACAACCTGACCGGATACGTCGCCAGCAAGCATGCAGTGATCGGCATCGTCCGCGGATTAGCTGCCGACCTGGTCGGCACCGGGATTGCTGCGATTGCCGTCGCGCCGGGATCCACCGATACCCCGATGCTTGCGGCCACTGCCGATCTCTACGACTCGACCCCGCACCAACTCGCCGAGCACCAGGGCATTCGCCGGCTCCTGACACCGGAGGAGATCGCCGCCACGGTCGCGTTGTGCTGCTCGCCCGCCGGAGCCGCACTCAACGGATCGGTCGTACGCGCCGACGGCGGATTCGCCGGATGACCCTGCCGCAGGGCTTTCGGGTCCGGCTCGCGGATGGACTCCTGTACGCCGACGGAGGACGCCTGCTTGTCGGAGGCTCGCCCCTGACGGCGATCCGCTTGAGCGAGCGCGCTCGGAGAATGCTTGAGGACGGCACGGTGACCGTCGCCGACGAAGCGAGTGCCCATCTCGCAGAACGCCTCCTCGCCAACAATGTGGGTATCCCGGATCTCTCGGCGGCCCCGACCGCTGAAGCCGACAAGATCACGGTGGTTGTCCCGGTCCGTGACCGTCCTGAGCAACTCGACCGTGCTCTGAGTGCCCTTCATCCCTTGCCCTGCGTCGTCGTCGACGACGCCTCCCTCGACCCCGACCTGGTCGCGCAGGTCGTCAGCCGCCACGGCGCTGATCTCATCTCCTTGCCGGTCAACCTCGGACCCGCCGGCGCACGCAACGCCGGGCTCGCCACCGTCAGCACGCCGTATGTCGCCTTCGTCGACTCCGACGTGGAGGTCACAGCCACCAACCTGCTGAAGCTGGTCCGGCACTTCTCCGATCCCGAGGTCGCCCTGGTCGGACCACGGGTCGCCGGCATCTCCAGATCCGACGACCCTGCCTGGTTCGAGAAGTACGACGCGATGGCTTCTTCACTCACCCTCGGAACAACACCGGGCAATGTCAGACCAGGCGCAGCCGTAGCCTGGCTCCCCAGCGCCTGCCTCGTCGCACGCACCGATGCGATCGCCGCTGGCTTCGACTCAGACCTCCGCGTAGGCGAAGACGTCGACCTCGTGTGGCGACTGATCGAGACCGGCCATCGGGTTCGCTACGACCCCACCGTCGAGGCCCACCACGATGCCCGCTCAACCATGCGCGGCTGGCTGAGCCGCAAGTTCGTCTACGGCACGGGCGGGGCCACCCTCGCTGCCCGCCACGGCAACAAACTGGCACCCGCTGTGCTCAGCCCCAGCTACGCCGTCGCCGCCGCAACTCTGCTGCTCCACAATCGTTGGGCGGGGCCCGTCACGGTAGTCACGCTTGGGTTCGCGACTCGATCGATCCGTACCTCCTTGCCCGAGGCGTCCGGGAGGAACGCGATCGCGGTCCGCCTCGCCATCCGCGGCCTCATGTGGGCGGTACGTCAGGAGTCTGCACTTGTGCTCAGGCATTGGTGGCCGGCGGCGCTGGCCGGAACTCTGGTTTCACGCAGCTTCAGCAAGACGGTTGCCACCGCACTCGCCGTTGATGCCGCCGTTGCTGTCTCTGAGCACTGGGACTCTGATGCGCGCCCCGGACTCGCGGCCATAGCCGCCGGCCGCCGCTTGGATGACCTTGCCTACGGAACCGGTCTGTGGTGGGGAGCCCTCAAGGCACGCTCCCCCCGCGCACTCGCTCCGCGCCGCCCTTCCTCTTGACGTGTGCTCAATGCTGTGTCGAGGATCGGAGATCCATCAGGATTTCTGGTGGCGCACCTTTATTTTCTCGCGCGCTTCCAAGGCAGCTTTGATGCCGAGTGCATGAGCGTTGGCGAGCATCTACCTCTGGGATTCGCCGCTCGAGGTCCGCTCGTAATGCAGCACCTGACATTCAGCGAGTTCCAGGCAGCGCCTTCACGACGGACTACTAATCCGTCCCGATGCCCGATTTTGCCATGCGGCGGCCGAGGCGCCCACTCACCAGACTGATCACCGGACCGGCCCTAGAAGGACAGTCGGCAATCGGTGCAGCAGACGGCCCAGACTCATGCGAGCACGCTTGGTTGCTTTGCAAATGACCCAGAGGTCACGGTCAAAATGCCGCCGAAACGACGTCCACGCCGGGCTCAGCTCGTCCCCGGATGTCCCGGCGTATCCAGATTCGTGTAGGACGCCACGCTCAGCTCGTGGCCGAGCCACGGGACGCCGCGACCACCCTCGCGCGCGCCGACTGCTTGCAGATGCGGACAAACAGCGGTCGAGGAACGCCAGAGGCGGTTCTCGGATCTCTCCGCAAACCGCCTCTGACCTGCTCTCTTACTTTGTAGCGGGGGCAGGATTTGAACCTGCGACCTCTGGGTTATGAGCCCAGCGAGCTACCGAACTGCTCCACCCCGCGTCGGCGAACCCAACGTTAGAGCATTGGACGAGGCCGCTCCAAATCGAAACCGGCGATCCCGATCACTCTCCGGTCGACTCGTCGGTCGGCTCGGTCGGCTGGTCTCCGGGTTGGTCGCCCCCGTCGCGCTGCGCGGAGATCGTGAGAGCCTGCCGCACCTTCTCCTCGGCTTGCTCGAGCAGCTCGGCCCACTCTGCGGTGTCATTGCGGCTCTGGGCCTCCTCGGCCCGGTCGAACAGGTCGCTGGCATCTTGCAGAAGCTCCGCGATCCGCTCTTCAGGCGTCTGCTCCTCGCCTGGCTGGCCGCCCGGCCCCTGGCCGTTGTTCTGGCCGTTGTTGTCGCCCGGGTTCTGGCCGTTGTCGTTCTCGTCGTCCTGCGCCTCGAGGCCGAGGGCGTCGGCGAGGGCGAGCGGGATGTCGCGGCCGATCCCGACGTCCGCTCCGTAGCGCACGATGACGTACTGAAGGATCGGGAAGCTCGAGGTCGCTCCCGGCCGCACCGCGTAGACCGGCTGGATGTTGATGAGTCCGCTGCTGAGGGGCACCGTCAGCAGGTTGCCGAACACCGGTGGTGTCGCGCCCTGGACGCGGAACTGCTGCAGCGTGTCGCTGACGCCCTCGTCCTGCTGCATCTCGTTCGCCACCTGACCGGGACCGTCGGCGTTGGCGTCGCTGACATTGAGCACCTGGATCTGACCGAAGCTGTCGTACTCCTCCGCGGTGTTGGCGTCGATGTCGGAGTCGACCGACACGAACGACGCCAGGTTGCCCTTGCCCCGCGGCACGAACACCGAGGTGAGCGACCACTGACCACTGTCGGTCGCAGTGGTGCCGGTGAAGACCCGGTACGGCGGCTGCAGGGCGCCGGTCTGCTCCGGATCGGCCGGGACCTCCCACCGCTCGCTGCCCTCGTAGAAGTCGCTGGCGTCGGTCACGTGGTAGCGGGCGAGCTGGTAGCGCTGCACCTTGAACAGGTCCTCGGGGTAGCGCAGGTGCTCCATCAACGGGTCCGGGATCTCCGCCCGCGGCTTCACCGTGCCGGGGAAGGCACTCATCCACGTGCGGAGGATCGGGTCCTCCTCGTCCCAGGCGTAGAGCGTGACCGTGCCGTCGTAGGCGTCAACGGTCGCCTTCACGGCCGAGCGCATGTAGTTGATCTCGTCGGTCGGGATGGTCTGCAGCCCGGTGTCGTCCTGGAGCGAGTCGTCGATCATGGACTCGAACGACTCGCGCTGCGAGTTCGGGTAGCGGTCCGTGGTGGTGTAGCCGTCGAGGATCCACTGGATCCGGCCGTCGATCACTGCCGGGTAGGGGTCGCCGTCGACCGTCAGCCACGGAGCGACCTTCTCGACGCGGGTCTGCGGGTCGCGGTTGTAGAGCACGCGCGAGCTTCCGTTTACCCGGCCGGACAGCAGGAAGTTGGTCTCACCGAACTTGACGGCGTACATCAGCTGGCGGAAGGTGCTGCCGACGTCCACGCCGCCGTCGCCGTCGTACGTCGTCGCCTGCTCCTCCTCCTCGTCGGCGCTGTTCATGCCGAGCTCGACGTCGTCGGCATCCTCCGAGGACTTGCCGACCACGGAGTACTCCGGGCTCTGCTCGCCGTAGTAGACGCGGGGCTCGAAGCCCTCCTGCTCGGTGAAGACGTTGTCATCGGAGTCGATGCCCTCCGCCCACCGGATGTTGCCGCTGTCGCCCGTGGCCGGCACCTCGTTGGCGTACGCCGCGATGATGCCCTCGCCGTGGGTGTAGACGGTGTGCAGGTTCGACCAGTTGCGATCGGCGATCTCGTCCTGGTCGAGCTCCCGTACGCCGAGCACCAGCGGCGTCTCGACGACCTGCCCCGACTCGGGGTCGGTGAGCTTGTAGCGGTCGACGTCGAGCACCGGCGCGACGGAGTAGTAGACCTGGGGCTGCTGGGTCTGCTCGAAGGTCTCGCGGACCTGCTTCGGGTCGACGACCGGCACCTGGTCGAGCTGGGACTGCAGGGCCGTCAGGGCCCTGGCGTCGTCGGGGATCGCACTCTCGTCGGGGATCGCCTGATAGTCCTCGGACTCGACATCGGCGATGTCGTAGGCCTGCGTCGTGGCGTCGATGTTCTCCTGGATGTACGTCTCTTCCTTGTCCGCCTCGGTCGGCTTGACCTGGAAGTTCTGGACGATCGCCGGCCAGATCATGCCGAGCAGGATCGCGGAGAGCACGAGCAGCGCGAGCCCCACGGACGGCAGCTGCCAGGTGCGGCGCCAGATGTTGAGGAAGAAGAGCACGGCGCAGATCAGCGCGACGCCCATCAGGATGTTCCGGGCAGGCAGCAGCGCGTTCTCGCCGGTGTAGTTCATCCCGGTGAAGAGCGAGTTGTCGTTGGTCACCAGGTCGAAGCGGTCCAGGTAGTAGTCCACGCCCTTGGCCAGCACGAAGATGCCGAGCAGCACGGAGAACTGCACCTGTGCCGCGCCGGAGAGGCGGTCGTGCTGCACCTGCAGCCGGATGCCGCCGTACAGGTAGTGGACGACGGCCGTGGCGAGGATCGCGACGACCGCCGCAGCCATCACGAAGTCCACGACGTAGTGCCACCACGGCAGGCTGAACACGTAGAAGCTGATGTCCTTGTCGAAGTAGGCGTCCTTCTGGTCGAACGGCTGGGAGTGCCGCCAGAGCAGGTAGGTGCGCCAGTTGCCGAGCGCGGACGTGCCGGCGAAGATGCCGACCACGGTCGCCACTCCCGCGAGCAGCCAGGTGCGGATCGGGGTGACGGCGTCGCGGTAGCGGTCGACGCTGCCGTCGCCGCCGGGGATCCGGAACAGCGGTCGGAAGCGGTAGGCGAGGTACATGTTGACGGCGACCGCCGCGGCCATGAACAGGCCGAAGACGAGGAACAGGCCGATGCGGGTCCACAGCATGGTGCTGAAGACCTGTCCGTAGCCGACCTCGTCGTACCAGAGCCGGTCGGTGTAGATCGTCGCGAACGTCGTCAGCGCGAAGAACCCCACCACCAGCACGACGCCGGTGATGACCAGCGCGCGGGCACGACTGCCGGGCCGCCGGGTCTCGACGTCCCCGGGCTCGTCATCGAACAGGTCGCTCACTGTGTTGTCTCCCCTGATTCATCGGACTCGTCCTCAAGTGTGGCTCGCAGCAGGGCAAGCAGGCTCGGGACGAGGTCCGGCCCGCCCATCACCGAAGCGTCTTCGTCGTGTGCGCGCAACCGCACGGCGCAGTACGACGCGGCGTGCCGGGTCACGCCGGCAACGATCCTGACCTCCTGGCGGTCGGGGTGCTCGCGGGCGAACTCCACCGCCTCCGCCGGGTCGTCGGGGATCTGGCCGTCCGCGGCCGGCGGCAGCACCAGCCGCTCGACGACGGCGGCGCAACCGACGACACCGTCCGGCCAGCTGATCGACGGCAGGAGCTCTTCGAGCTCCTGCCCGGCGTCCAGCGCATCCTGCTCGATCGGGGTCAGCGAGCCGCGCTCCCGGGGCTCGTCGAGACCCAAGGCGGAAGCCAGGGCCGGCTCGTGCGCCACCAGCCGGGAGGTGTCGACGAGGGCGTACAGCCGCGCCGGCTGGTCCCATCCGGCGTCGGCGTGATGCTTCTCTATCTCCAGCACGGCGGCCGCCAGCGCGGGATCGATCTCGAGCTCGAAGTCCATGTCCAGTTGTCCGCTCAGCAGCTCGGCAGGTCGGCGTCGCGGTCGGCGGCCCACGCCTCGAGGTCTTCGAGCGCCTGCGGCATCGTGGTGGCCTTGACCAGGGTCAGGTCGGTGTCGAGGCCGGCGACGTCGGGGCAGTTGTCAGCGGGCACGAAGAACAGCTCGGCATCGGCATCCTCGGCGCCCGCGATCTTCTGCTGGATGCCGCCGATCGCGCCGACGCTGCCGTCGTCGGCGAGCTCACCCGTGCCGGCGATGATCTCGCCGTCGGTCAACGAGCCCGGCGTGAGCGTGTCGTAGATCGCCAGTGAGAACATCAGGCCCGCGCTCGGGCCGCCGATCGAGTCGTCGACCCGGATCGACACGTCGAACGGGAAGTCGTAGCCGAGTCCCGGGGTGATGCCGATCCGCATCTGTCCGTCGACCTCGCGCGGCTCGATCTCGACCGTGAGTTTCGTGTCGCCGCGTTCGACGAGCAGCTCGACCGGGTCGCCGGGGCCGTGGCGCTGGATGCCGTCCACGAGCTGCTGTGCGACATCTTTCTCCCCGGTGGCGTCCAGCGGCTCGCCATCGATCTCCAAGAGCTTGTCGCGGACGCGCAGCTCCCCGAACGCGGCGCCGTCCTCCTCGACGAAGGCGACCTGCAGCGCGGTCGGCACCTCGTAGTCGAGCTCGCGCAGGGCGGTCGCCACGGCGGTGTCCTGGGAGCCGACCATCGACACCGCGCCCTGACGTCGCTCGTCCTCGGCGGTCTGGTCGGGCGGGTGAGCGATGTCGTACGGGATCACGGCCTGGTCGCCGTCGATCCACGCCGCGAGCGCCTCGACAAGCGACTTCTTGTCGTCGCGCCCGGAGGTCTGGACGGTGGTGAACCGGATCTCGCCGTCGTCGCGGAAGGTCTCGTGCCCGTCGACCTGGATGATCTCCGACTCGTTGCCGTCCTTCGCGAGCACGTCGAAGGTCGGGCCGGGACTGTAGACGGAGTACGGAAGCGGCACGAACGCCGCCAGCACCAGGAGGAGGAGGGTCAGCGGCGCCGCGAAGGCGAAGGCGATCCACCGCTGGGTCATGGCGATACCTTCTCACCCGACGCCAAGGCGGCCGGGACCGGATCTCCGATGGTTCGGCTAGGAGGCGCGGCGGTCGCCGGTCGGGGGCTCTTCCTCGATGGGAGCCGTCGACGGCTCCGCCGGCTCGCTCAGGGTCGGCAGCACGGTCGGGCGCATCCGTGACGGACGGAGCGCGACGCCGGTGCTGCGGTCGGGGGTACGACGGGCCACGGCGTAGCCAGGACGCCGCTTCTGCTCGCGGCCCAGCGCCTCACCCAACCGACGCGCGGCGGTCTCGCGGTCGACCTCACCGCGTCCCTCACGACCCCACCAGCCGACCCACAGCATCGTCACGAGCGTGACGACGCCGGCGGGCACCAGCCAGAAGAGGATCTCCACCTGGCGAGAGTACGTCGGCGCTCGGGCCGGTCGACTACGGCGCGCCGACCCACTCTTCCGTGCCATCGGTGAACAGCTGGTGCTTCCAGATCGGCACCTCGGCCTTGAGGGTGTCGATGAGCGCACGGCTCGCCTCGAACGAGCTCCCGCGGTGTCCGGCCGTCGTTGCCACCACGACCGCGAGGTCGCCGATGGCCAGGTCGCCGACCCGGTGGACGGCGGCGACACCGCTGACGTCGTACTCCTCGGCGACGCGGGCGCAGACCTCCTGCAGCCGGTCGAGCGCGCTCGGGTGCGCCGAGTAGGACAGCCCGGTCACGCCCTTGCCCTGGTCGTGGTCGCGGACCCGGCCGACGAAGACGACCAGGCCGCCGGACGCGTCGTCGTCGAGGCTCTTCAACACGTCGTCGACCGAGAGCGGCGTCTCCTGGATGCCCACGAGGCGGACGGCGGGGTTGCTCATGGGGACAGCCTAGAGGCGTCTGAGTTGGCGATCCCGCGTAGTTTGGAGGCATGAGCAACGATCCCGACCCCGGCGATCCCGCACAGCCCGAGGAGCCCAATCCGTTCAAGGGCACGCCGTTCGAGCACCTCTTCGCGGCCGGCGGACCACTCAGCGGGATGGCCGGCCTGGGCAACCTCGGCAACCTGGCCGGCGGCGCCGGCGGCATGGACTTCAACCAGATCATCAGCCAGTTCAAGGCGATGATGGAGCCCCACGAGGGTCCGCTGAACTGGAAGGTCGTCGACGACCTTGCCCGGTCGGCGGTCGCGCAGCAGCCCGACCCCTCCCCCGGCCGGCGCGACCACGACCGGGTCGCCGACGCGGTCCAGCTCGCCGACCACTGGCTCGACGTGGCGACCGAGTTCCCCTCCGGGGTGACGTCGACCGCGGCCTGGAGCCGCGCCGAGTGGGTCGTCGAGACCCGCCCGGTGTGGAAGGTGCTGGTCGAGCCGGTCGCGGCGAAGTCGGTCAGCGGCATCGGCAACGCACTCCCCCAGGAGATGCAGGGGGCAGCCGGACCGCTGCTCGGCATCATCGGCCAGGCGGTGGGCGGCATGCTCGCCTCGCAGATCGGACAGGGTCTCGGCGGCCTCGCCGGCGAGGTGCTGACCGCCTCCGACATCGGCCTCCCGCTCGGCTCGCACGGCAAGGCGGCGCTGGTGATGAGCAACGTCCGGGAGTTCGCCGACGGCCTCGACGTCTCCGAGGACGACGTCCTCCTCTACCTCGCGCTGCGCGAGGCCGCCCACCAGCGCCTGTTCGCCCACGTGCCGTGGCTGCGGGAGCACCTGGTCGGCGCGGTGACGGACTACGCGCAGGGCCTCGAGCTCGACATGCAGCAGATGCAGGAGCGCATCCAGGAGCAGATGGGTGGCATCAACCCGATGGACCCCGCGTCGACGCAGGGCCTGCTCGAGGGCGGGCTGTTCGAGCCGCCGGTCTCGCCCCAGCAGGAGGCGGCGCTGTCCCGGCTCGAGATCGCGCTGGCGCTGGTCGAGGGCTGGGTCGACGAGGTGGTCGGGCAGGCGACGGCCGAGCGGATGCCCGCGGCGACCAAGCTGCGCGAGGCGGTACGCCGGCGCCGCGCCGCCGGTGGCCCGGCCGAGCAGACGTTCGCTGCGCTCGTGGGCCTCGAGCTGCGGCCGCGCCGGCTGCGCGACGCCTCGACCCTGTGGGGCGGGCTGCGGACCCGGTCCGGCGCGGAGGCGAGGGACGGCGTGTGGATGCACCCCGACCTGCTGCCGACCGCTGCCGACCTCGACGACCCGTTGTCCTTCCGCGCCGAGGCCACCCAGCCCGACGACCTCACCGAGGAGGCGTTCGACGAGGAGCTGCGCAAGCTGCTCGACGGCGACGTCCCGGACGCACCCGAGGCACCCGAGGCACCCGAGGCACCCGAGTCCTCCGACTCCCCCGACGGCGAGTGACCCTCCGAGACGACGCGCTGGCGACGCTGCGTGCCTGGAGTGCGCCCGACGCCGCACAGGGCGTACTGCGCACTCGGTTCGTCGCGCACCTCGAGCGCGCGGGCGACGGCATGTGGCGCTCGTCGTACCCCGACCACATCACGGCCGGCGCGCTGGTGATCGACGGCGCGGGCGAGCGGGTACTGCTCAACCTGCACGGCAAGGCCAGGCGGTGGTTCGCGTTCGGTGGGCACGCCGAGCCGGGCGACCCGACCCTGGCCGAGGTGGCGGCGCGGGAGGCGCGGGAGGAGTCCGGGATCCCCGACCTCCGTCTGGTGCCGGTGCCCGCGCAGCTCGACGTGCACCCGGTGCCGTTCTGCGATCCGCGGGGAGAGGTGCACCACCTCGACGTCCGTTACGTCGCGATCGCGCCGCCGGCCGCGCGGGAGGTCACCAGCGACGAGTCGCTCGACGTGCGCTGGTGGCCGGTCGACGCGCTCCCGGAGCTGGAGCCGGGGATGGTGGACCTGGTCGGGATCGCGCGCTCGCTGGTCTGACTCGTCGACGTCCTAGTCGGCGTCGGTGGAGATCGGCTCGCTGCCCGGCGGCGGGTCGAGCCGCGCCGCCTCGGACCAGCCGAGCAGGTAGCCCTTCGCCTTGTCGGTGTGGGGGTAGTGCCCCACCCAGCCCCAGAACGCCTCGTTGTGGCCCGGCTCGAGCAGGTGGGCGAGCTCGTGCACCAGGACGTAGTCGACGACCCAGTCCGGCATCCGCTGCAGCCGTTCGCTCAGGCGGATGGTGCGGTCCCCGGGCGTGCACGACCCCCACCGCGACCGCTGGTTGGCCACCCACGTGACCGACGTCGGCTGGGCCAGCCCGCCGAGGTAGCGGTCGTTGAGCTCGTGCGCCCGCTGCATCAGACCCTCGTCGGTGCGCCGGCCGCGCTCCTCACGCCGCTGGAGCCGGGCCACCATCTTGCGCACCCAGTCGCGCTCCTCGGCCTTCGACAGGTTGTCGGGCAGCAGCACGACGATCCGGTCGTCCTCCAGATAGGCCGACACGGTCCGGCGCCGCCGCCGCGAGCGGCGTACCTCAACGTCCGGCTCCATGCCGAAACGCTACCTGTGCCCCAGCCCGCGAGCACGCAAGCGCAGCGAGGCGCAGCCGACCCGGCGCAAATCCGCAGAGCGAGCGCAGCGAGCGGAGCGGATCTGCGCCGTGTCGGCGGAGCAAAGCTGCCTCGTGCGGAAGAGACGCAACTGCCGACCTCAGCCCCGCCCACCAGCCGCCCAGGCCAGCAACCGGTCCACCGGCCAGGTGTTGACGATCCGGTCCGGCTCGATGCCCGCGGCCTCCGCCCGTTCGCAGCCGTACAGGAGGAAGTCGAGCTGGCCGGGTGCATGGGCATCGCTGTCGATCGAGAACAGGCACCCGATGTCGCGCGCCAGCTCCAGCAGCTCCATCGGTGGATCGCGTCGCTCCGGACGCGAGTTGATCTCGACCGCCACGTCGTGCTCCGCGCACGCCTCGAAGACGGCGCGGGCGTCGAACTGCGACGGCGGCCGCTTGCCGCGATTGCCGGTCACCAGGCGGCCGGTGCAGTGGCCGAGCACGTTCATCCACGGGTTGCGGATCGCCGTGAGCATCCGCTTCGTCATCACCGCGCGCTCGGCACGCAGCTTGGAGTGGACGCTGGCCACCCGTACCTCGAGCCGGCCCAGCATCTCCTCGGTCTGGTCGAGGCCGCCGTCCTCGAGGATGTCGACCTCGATGCCCTTGAGCAGCCGGAACTGGTTCGACGGCTCCGGCCCGGCGAGCACGGACAGGTGGTTGTTGACCGCCTCGACCACGTCGAGCTGACGGGTCAGCCGCTCGACGCTCAGGCCCCGGGCGATCGTGAGCCGCGGGGAGTGGTCGGTGAGCACCAGGTAGTCGTGGCCGAGCTCGATCGCGGTCATCGCCATCTCCTCGATGGGCGAGCCGCCGTCGGACCAGTCGGAGTGGGAGTGCAGGTCACCGCGGAGGGCGCCGCGGAGGAGCTCGCCCCCGGCCGCGGGGAGAGCGCCGTACTGCTCCTCGGCCTCGGCCAGCCGCTCCGGGACCCGCCCGGCAACGGCGTCGCTGATCACCCGCGCGGTGCTGTTGCCGACACCGGCCAGCT includes these proteins:
- a CDS encoding molybdenum cofactor biosynthesis protein MoaE encodes the protein MSNPAVRLVGIQETPLSVDDVLKSLDDDASGGLVVFVGRVRDHDQGKGVTGLSYSAHPSALDRLQEVCARVAEEYDVSGVAAVHRVGDLAIGDLAVVVATTAGHRGSSFEASRALIDTLKAEVPIWKHQLFTDGTEEWVGAP
- a CDS encoding zinc-dependent metalloprotease, with the translated sequence MSNDPDPGDPAQPEEPNPFKGTPFEHLFAAGGPLSGMAGLGNLGNLAGGAGGMDFNQIISQFKAMMEPHEGPLNWKVVDDLARSAVAQQPDPSPGRRDHDRVADAVQLADHWLDVATEFPSGVTSTAAWSRAEWVVETRPVWKVLVEPVAAKSVSGIGNALPQEMQGAAGPLLGIIGQAVGGMLASQIGQGLGGLAGEVLTASDIGLPLGSHGKAALVMSNVREFADGLDVSEDDVLLYLALREAAHQRLFAHVPWLREHLVGAVTDYAQGLELDMQQMQERIQEQMGGINPMDPASTQGLLEGGLFEPPVSPQQEAALSRLEIALALVEGWVDEVVGQATAERMPAATKLREAVRRRRAAGGPAEQTFAALVGLELRPRRLRDASTLWGGLRTRSGAEARDGVWMHPDLLPTAADLDDPLSFRAEATQPDDLTEEAFDEELRKLLDGDVPDAPEAPEAPEAPESSDSPDGE
- a CDS encoding NUDIX hydrolase, translating into MTLRDDALATLRAWSAPDAAQGVLRTRFVAHLERAGDGMWRSSYPDHITAGALVIDGAGERVLLNLHGKARRWFAFGGHAEPGDPTLAEVAAREAREESGIPDLRLVPVPAQLDVHPVPFCDPRGEVHHLDVRYVAIAPPAAREVTSDESLDVRWWPVDALPELEPGMVDLVGIARSLV
- a CDS encoding M48 metallopeptidase family protein, with translation MEPDVEVRRSRRRRRTVSAYLEDDRIVVLLPDNLSKAEERDWVRKMVARLQRREERGRRTDEGLMQRAHELNDRYLGGLAQPTSVTWVANQRSRWGSCTPGDRTIRLSERLQRMPDWVVDYVLVHELAHLLEPGHNEAFWGWVGHYPHTDKAKGYLLGWSEAARLDPPPGSEPISTDAD
- a CDS encoding PHP domain-containing protein, translating into MTTAGDPYDGSPVAALRRIAFLLERGRADTYKVQAYRKAAAAILPLPADEVARRAADGTLTELAGVGNSTARVISDAVAGRVPERLAEAEEQYGALPAAGGELLRGALRGDLHSHSDWSDGGSPIEEMAMTAIELGHDYLVLTDHSPRLTIARGLSVERLTRQLDVVEAVNNHLSVLAGPEPSNQFRLLKGIEVDILEDGGLDQTEEMLGRLEVRVASVHSKLRAERAVMTKRMLTAIRNPWMNVLGHCTGRLVTGNRGKRPPSQFDARAVFEACAEHDVAVEINSRPERRDPPMELLELARDIGCLFSIDSDAHAPGQLDFLLYGCERAEAAGIEPDRIVNTWPVDRLLAWAAGGRG